A stretch of the Candidatus Binataceae bacterium genome encodes the following:
- the gcvPA gene encoding aminomethyl-transferring glycine dehydrogenase subunit GcvPA — MRFIPHTAAQVAAMLETIGVANVTDLISHVPAGLRELAEIKLDPGRSEAEVVSELRALAARNQGASDYTSFLGGGYNRHYIPAAVRAVASRAEFATSYTPYQAEASQGTTQAIFEFQTLITQLTAMDVANASMYDGASATAEAVLMARRLKPKRKTIAVSRALWPDYRETIRTYLSALSGIEFLELPFDNHTGMVDLGALADIAGEELLCVVLGYPNVFGVIEPLRTATEIAHRAGALVVSATAEPLSLGLLKAPGELGADIVAGEGQSFGLAVEFGGPGVGFLAARTEHLRQMPGRLVGQTRDRDGRRAFCLTLATREQHIRRERATSNICTNHSLCALAATVYLSLLGRQGLRELAERNVELAHEAIDALAARGLRRRFSGPVFNEFALSLPHPSNALAWAEQRRILAGIALQPYYPELGDSILISVTEMNRSAELRRLADVLAEGR, encoded by the coding sequence ATGAGATTCATTCCGCACACCGCGGCTCAAGTCGCCGCGATGTTAGAAACCATCGGAGTAGCAAACGTTACGGATCTGATAAGCCATGTGCCGGCCGGGCTCCGCGAACTGGCGGAGATCAAACTCGACCCGGGCCGGAGCGAAGCTGAAGTGGTTTCCGAATTGCGCGCGCTTGCCGCGCGCAACCAGGGCGCCTCCGACTACACCAGCTTTCTGGGCGGGGGTTACAACCGCCACTACATTCCCGCGGCCGTACGCGCGGTGGCTTCGCGCGCCGAGTTCGCCACCAGCTACACGCCCTACCAAGCTGAAGCGAGCCAGGGTACGACCCAAGCCATCTTCGAGTTCCAGACCTTGATTACCCAGCTGACCGCCATGGACGTCGCCAACGCCAGCATGTATGACGGCGCGTCGGCGACGGCCGAGGCGGTCTTGATGGCGCGACGGCTCAAGCCCAAGCGCAAGACCATCGCAGTCTCGCGCGCGTTGTGGCCCGACTACCGCGAGACCATCCGCACCTATCTTAGCGCGCTGAGCGGCATCGAGTTCCTGGAGCTGCCGTTCGACAACCACACCGGCATGGTTGATCTGGGCGCCTTGGCCGATATCGCCGGCGAAGAATTGTTGTGCGTCGTGCTCGGATACCCCAACGTGTTCGGCGTCATTGAACCGCTCCGCACCGCGACTGAAATCGCTCATCGCGCCGGCGCACTGGTCGTGTCCGCCACCGCCGAGCCACTCTCGCTTGGCTTGCTCAAGGCGCCGGGTGAGCTGGGCGCGGATATCGTCGCAGGCGAAGGCCAGAGTTTCGGGCTTGCGGTCGAGTTCGGTGGCCCCGGCGTTGGCTTCCTGGCGGCGCGCACCGAACATCTGCGGCAAATGCCGGGGCGGCTGGTGGGGCAAACTCGCGATCGTGACGGTCGCCGCGCCTTCTGCCTGACCCTTGCCACCCGAGAGCAGCATATTCGGCGCGAGCGCGCGACTTCGAATATCTGCACCAACCATTCGCTCTGCGCGCTCGCCGCGACTGTGTACCTGTCGCTGCTGGGACGGCAGGGACTACGCGAGTTGGCGGAGCGCAATGTCGAGCTCGCGCACGAGGCCATTGACGCGCTCGCAGCACGTGGCCTGCGGCGGAGATTCAGCGGTCCCGTCTTTAACGAGTTTGCGCTCTCGCTGCCCCACCCATCGAATGCCCTGGCCTGGGCCGAGCAGCGAAGAATCCTGGCCGGAATCGCGCTCCAACCCTACTACCCGGAGCTCGGCGACAGCATTCTCATCTCGGTCACCGAAATGAATCGCAGCGCGGAGCTGCGCAGGTTGGCAGACGTGTTGGCCGAGGGGCGGTGA
- the gcvPB gene encoding aminomethyl-transferring glycine dehydrogenase subunit GcvPB, with protein sequence MKPKTEPTRATQPTEVPLIFELSTEDRRGTDLGARTAGSRSGAEILGSELCRTDLVGFPELSEPQVLRHFLRLSQTNFAQALQFYPLGSCTMKYNPVVNDEMAALEGFASIHPLTPAHLAQGALELMARLEAALAEITGMDAISLHPAAGAQGELTGLLVMRAYHRKRGENRHKVIIPDTAHGTNPASCTLAGFEVLVARSNSRGFLDADEVRRLAGPDVAAMMVTNPNTLGLFEPEICEIAHLLHEQGALLYMDGANMNALMGVAKPGHMGADVVQLNLHKTFSTPHGGGGPGAGPIGVKQMLAPFLPGPRLKHTERGWVFDESRPDSIGRLRSFHGNFGMLVRAYSYILSLGGDGLADASRNAILAANYVRKRLEHCFPSASPQPSMHECVLEHDLESRTGVSTLEIAKRLLDFGIHPPTIYFPLVVKGALMIEPTETESKEVLDHFISAMERIHDEALNDPQTVKKAPHTLRLSRVDEAEAARRPILRWQAKPD encoded by the coding sequence ATGAAGCCGAAGACGGAACCCACCAGAGCGACCCAACCGACCGAGGTTCCTTTGATCTTTGAACTTTCCACCGAGGACAGGCGCGGCACCGACCTGGGTGCGCGAACCGCAGGCAGCAGGTCGGGCGCCGAAATCCTCGGTAGCGAGCTCTGCCGAACCGATCTGGTGGGATTTCCCGAACTCAGCGAACCGCAGGTCCTGCGCCACTTCCTGCGCTTGTCGCAGACCAACTTCGCGCAGGCGTTGCAGTTTTATCCACTCGGGTCGTGCACGATGAAATACAACCCGGTGGTGAATGACGAAATGGCGGCACTCGAGGGCTTCGCCTCAATACATCCGCTCACGCCCGCTCATCTCGCGCAGGGCGCGTTGGAGTTGATGGCCCGGCTCGAAGCAGCCCTCGCCGAGATTACCGGCATGGATGCGATCTCGCTGCATCCGGCGGCAGGCGCGCAGGGCGAACTCACCGGACTGCTGGTCATGCGTGCGTACCATCGCAAGCGCGGCGAGAATCGGCACAAGGTCATCATCCCCGACACGGCGCACGGGACTAATCCGGCCAGCTGCACGCTTGCCGGGTTCGAGGTCCTAGTGGCGCGATCCAACTCGCGCGGCTTTCTCGACGCGGACGAGGTGAGGCGGCTGGCCGGCCCCGATGTTGCCGCCATGATGGTTACCAATCCGAATACGCTTGGTCTGTTCGAACCCGAGATTTGCGAAATCGCGCATCTTCTCCACGAGCAGGGCGCGCTCCTCTACATGGACGGCGCCAACATGAACGCGCTGATGGGGGTTGCAAAGCCCGGCCATATGGGCGCGGACGTCGTGCAACTGAACCTGCACAAGACCTTTTCGACTCCACATGGTGGCGGTGGCCCGGGAGCTGGGCCGATCGGGGTGAAGCAGATGCTGGCGCCGTTTCTTCCCGGCCCGCGCCTCAAGCACACGGAGCGCGGATGGGTTTTCGATGAGTCGCGGCCCGACTCGATTGGCCGGCTGCGCTCATTTCATGGAAATTTCGGGATGTTGGTGCGCGCCTACTCGTACATTCTCTCCCTGGGCGGGGACGGGCTGGCCGATGCGAGCCGCAATGCGATCCTCGCCGCCAACTACGTTCGCAAGCGGCTGGAACACTGCTTTCCGAGCGCGTCGCCGCAACCGTCGATGCACGAGTGCGTGCTCGAGCATGACCTCGAAAGCCGCACCGGTGTATCCACTCTCGAAATCGCAAAACGCCTGCTCGACTTCGGAATCCACCCGCCGACCATCTATTTTCCCCTGGTTGTAAAGGGCGCCCTGATGATCGAACCCACCGAAACCGAAAGCAAAGAGGTACTGGACCACTTCATCTCCGCCATGGAGCGCATCCATGACGAGGCCCTCAACGATCCGCAAACCGTAAAGAAGGCTCCCCACACGCTACGCCTGTCACGCGTCGATGAAGCGGAGGCAGCTCGTCGTCCCATCCTGCGCTGGCAAGCAAAGCCGGATTGA
- a CDS encoding molybdenum cofactor guanylyltransferase: protein MHEEFSAIVLAGGRSSRMGRPKAELKFGATTLLERIVAELHQSFPEIVLVTSPAGLAQAARLGDVRIVRDEREYEGPLPALALGLAAIRNDYAFVCACDSPFLRADIASSLCGMLEQYDAVVPEIAGLVQPLHAVYRKRCVVAINSMIAMGEARLAQIVEAVSVRKVGEQELRALDPDLLSFVNLNTPEDYQRALRLVSATN from the coding sequence GTGCACGAGGAATTCTCCGCGATAGTGCTCGCAGGAGGACGCAGCTCCCGGATGGGCCGTCCCAAGGCCGAGCTCAAATTCGGCGCGACCACCTTGCTCGAGCGCATAGTTGCCGAACTGCATCAAAGCTTTCCCGAAATCGTACTGGTGACCTCTCCGGCGGGCTTGGCCCAAGCAGCGCGCTTGGGTGACGTCCGAATCGTTCGGGATGAGCGCGAGTATGAGGGACCGCTCCCTGCGCTTGCGCTGGGCCTGGCGGCGATTCGAAATGACTACGCTTTTGTGTGCGCGTGCGATTCACCCTTCCTGCGTGCCGACATCGCGTCATCGCTCTGCGGGATGCTCGAGCAGTACGACGCGGTGGTACCCGAAATCGCCGGGCTCGTCCAGCCGCTACATGCCGTTTACCGGAAGCGCTGCGTTGTCGCCATCAATTCGATGATCGCGATGGGCGAGGCGCGCCTCGCACAAATTGTGGAAGCCGTGTCGGTGCGCAAAGTAGGGGAGCAGGAATTGCGCGCGCTCGATCCTGATCTGCTCAGTTTCGTAAACCTCAATACTCCGGAGGACTATCAGCGGGCGCTTCGGCTGGTCTCCGCAACGAACTAG
- a CDS encoding aldehyde dehydrogenase family protein, with product MGATPSVESAARGAKSSGVLEFLKSGPKKLLIGGKWVSSKSGKTFETLNPANEEVLCLVAEGDKADVDEAVKHARKAFEQGKWPSMNPHGRTHILLKIAELIDQHAEELAELETLDNGKPIFESKNIDIPGAAETFRYYAGWASKIYGETNPSEPGMFNFTLREPVGICGQIIPWNFPLLMAAWKIAPALACGNVVILKPAEQTPLTALRLGELILQSGLPESVVQIITGFGPGAGSSIAEHPDIDKVAFTGSTEVGKLILKASTGNLKRVSLELGGKSPNIIFPDADMQAAAFGSMLGIFMNQGQVCCAGSRVFVQESMYDQFTDTLSQMAQSITLGNPLDTSTRMGPLVSKEQHERVLGYLDIGKKEGAKAKVGGEAGKQERGYFVQPTVFTDVKNSMQIAREEIFGPVAAAIKFKDEGDAVFQGNDTTYGLAAAVWTKDISRAHKIARSLKAGTVWVNTYGQIDPMSPFGGYKQSGFGRELGKHAIELYTQIKSVYVKL from the coding sequence ATGGGAGCAACACCTTCTGTCGAGAGTGCCGCTCGCGGCGCCAAGTCGAGCGGCGTGCTCGAATTTCTGAAAAGCGGTCCGAAGAAACTCCTGATCGGCGGCAAGTGGGTGTCGTCCAAGTCGGGCAAGACTTTTGAGACCCTTAACCCCGCCAACGAGGAAGTGCTGTGCCTCGTTGCGGAGGGCGACAAGGCGGACGTCGATGAGGCGGTAAAGCATGCTCGTAAGGCTTTCGAGCAGGGCAAATGGCCCTCGATGAACCCCCACGGCCGCACCCACATTCTGCTCAAGATAGCGGAGCTGATCGATCAACACGCCGAGGAACTTGCCGAGCTCGAGACGCTCGACAACGGCAAACCGATCTTCGAGTCCAAGAACATCGACATTCCCGGCGCGGCGGAGACCTTCCGCTACTACGCAGGGTGGGCCAGCAAAATCTACGGCGAGACCAACCCCTCGGAACCCGGGATGTTCAACTTCACGCTGCGCGAGCCGGTTGGAATCTGTGGACAGATCATCCCGTGGAATTTCCCCCTATTGATGGCGGCCTGGAAGATCGCACCCGCGCTCGCCTGCGGCAACGTCGTCATCCTGAAACCCGCCGAGCAGACGCCACTCACGGCACTGCGGCTGGGCGAGCTCATCCTGCAATCCGGATTACCCGAGAGCGTGGTTCAGATCATCACCGGGTTCGGCCCTGGCGCGGGAAGCTCGATCGCCGAGCATCCCGACATCGACAAGGTCGCGTTCACCGGTTCGACCGAAGTTGGCAAGCTTATCCTCAAAGCTTCCACGGGCAACCTCAAGCGCGTGTCGCTGGAGCTGGGCGGTAAGTCACCGAACATCATTTTCCCCGACGCCGACATGCAGGCAGCCGCATTCGGCTCGATGCTCGGAATCTTCATGAACCAGGGGCAGGTGTGCTGTGCCGGGTCCCGCGTGTTCGTGCAGGAGTCAATGTACGATCAGTTCACCGATACGCTGTCCCAGATGGCGCAGAGCATCACCCTCGGCAATCCGCTCGATACGAGCACCCGCATGGGTCCGCTGGTATCGAAGGAACAGCACGAGCGGGTACTGGGCTACCTGGATATCGGCAAGAAGGAAGGCGCGAAGGCCAAGGTCGGCGGCGAAGCGGGCAAGCAGGAGCGCGGGTATTTCGTGCAACCTACCGTGTTCACTGACGTGAAAAATTCCATGCAGATTGCGCGCGAGGAGATCTTCGGCCCGGTGGCGGCCGCGATCAAATTCAAGGACGAGGGCGACGCGGTGTTCCAGGGCAACGACACGACCTATGGTCTGGCCGCGGCGGTCTGGACCAAAGACATCAGCCGCGCACACAAGATCGCACGCTCACTGAAAGCGGGAACCGTCTGGGTCAACACCTATGGACAGATCGATCCGATGTCGCCGTTCGGCGGGTACAAGCAATCAGGCTTTGGCCGCGAGCTCGGCAAGCACGCGATCGAGTTGTACACGCAGATAAAGTCGGTCTACGTGAAACTGTAG
- the mutS gene encoding DNA mismatch repair protein MutS — MTFKQTPLIVQYLSVKQRVPDAILFFRLGDFYEMFFEDAEVGARVLDIQLTSRSKDGVPLCGVPYHASEPYIAKLIKAGHKVAICEQGALDGKARGIMPRQIVRVITPGTVGEETVLIAGEKSYLAAITPDGAEGFGVAVLDVSTGEFLMTRLAHLRALQEELARLAPREILLVGTHPELKPLLEDWSSVSALERGADPLEDRGALTRRFGEEAVTGLDDVMAAAAAAALRYVEENFGRDLAHLNAPVFYRAAGYMMVDETTRRHLELVAASDGSRRGSLLSILDETVTAAGARTLATWITYPLLALDEIGARHDAIEELFDADLGGTVSDALKQIGDLERLAGRVGAMRASPRDCLRLAQALGAVATLRQWLADRRSAFIQHLAARISPNPELVEEIDATISEEPPVNPREGNVIRRGFSAEVDELRGLASGAREVIAKLEASERERTGISSLKVRYNNVFGYYIEITKAHLERAPSDYERKQTLVGAERFTTPGLKELERKILSAESGLKELELQLFTKLVRDLQAESLTILQTARAVGEFDALASLAKVARRRGYVRPAMNSTRRIRIRDGRHPVLEAGMRTGEFVPNDLEADPDSRQLLLITGPNMAGKSTYLRQVALIVIMAHMGSFVPATKASIGVVDRVMTRIGARDELRRGESTFMVEMSETARLLSGLTERSLLLLDEVGRGTSTFDGLAIAWAVAEYLHDSTRAKVLFATHFHELTDLARERPRVKNLSMAVREWGGEVLFLRRVIEQPASRSYGIEVARLAGLPDSIIGRAREILFNLEQGEFDDSGQARLAHAHHHERLSQQMSLFSPGESRVVDELRGLDIDRITPVEALATLAAFKTRIKKDST, encoded by the coding sequence GTGACTTTCAAACAGACACCGCTCATCGTGCAGTATTTGTCGGTCAAGCAGCGCGTGCCTGACGCCATCCTGTTTTTCCGGCTCGGCGACTTTTACGAGATGTTCTTTGAAGATGCGGAAGTCGGAGCTCGCGTCCTCGACATCCAGCTCACCTCGCGCTCCAAAGACGGGGTTCCGCTGTGCGGCGTTCCCTATCACGCCTCCGAACCCTACATCGCCAAGCTAATCAAGGCGGGCCATAAGGTCGCCATCTGCGAACAGGGCGCTCTGGACGGCAAAGCCCGCGGGATCATGCCGCGCCAGATCGTGCGGGTGATCACGCCCGGCACGGTCGGTGAAGAAACCGTCCTTATCGCGGGCGAGAAAAGCTACCTCGCCGCGATCACGCCCGATGGCGCCGAGGGGTTCGGGGTTGCCGTGCTGGATGTGTCCACCGGCGAGTTTTTGATGACCCGCCTCGCTCACCTCCGGGCGCTGCAAGAGGAACTCGCCCGCCTGGCCCCCCGCGAAATCCTGCTGGTCGGGACCCATCCCGAACTTAAACCACTACTTGAAGACTGGTCGTCCGTCAGCGCCCTGGAACGTGGCGCGGATCCGCTCGAAGACCGTGGCGCGCTGACACGGCGGTTTGGCGAGGAAGCGGTCACCGGCTTGGACGACGTGATGGCGGCAGCGGCCGCCGCAGCACTGCGCTACGTCGAGGAGAACTTTGGACGTGACCTGGCCCATTTGAACGCACCGGTCTTTTATCGCGCCGCGGGATACATGATGGTCGACGAGACCACCCGACGGCACCTGGAACTGGTCGCGGCGAGCGACGGCTCGCGTCGTGGTTCTTTGCTCTCGATTCTCGATGAGACCGTAACCGCTGCGGGCGCGCGTACTTTGGCAACCTGGATCACCTATCCGCTGCTCGCCCTCGATGAAATCGGCGCGCGCCACGATGCTATCGAGGAGCTGTTCGATGCCGACCTCGGCGGCACCGTCAGCGATGCGCTCAAGCAAATCGGCGACCTGGAGCGGCTGGCGGGACGAGTGGGGGCAATGCGTGCCTCGCCCCGCGACTGCCTGCGGCTTGCGCAAGCGCTCGGGGCGGTCGCGACCCTGCGCCAGTGGCTGGCCGATCGCAGGAGCGCTTTTATCCAACATCTTGCGGCGCGAATTTCACCGAATCCGGAGCTGGTAGAAGAAATCGACGCGACTATCAGCGAGGAACCTCCCGTCAATCCCCGCGAAGGAAACGTAATCCGGCGCGGGTTTAGCGCCGAGGTGGATGAACTCCGCGGCCTCGCCTCGGGAGCACGCGAGGTAATTGCGAAGCTCGAAGCGAGCGAGCGTGAACGGACCGGAATTTCCTCCCTCAAAGTCCGCTACAACAACGTATTCGGCTACTACATCGAGATCACCAAGGCGCACCTCGAACGCGCGCCGTCGGACTATGAGCGCAAACAGACGCTGGTCGGCGCCGAGCGCTTCACCACCCCGGGTCTCAAAGAACTCGAGCGCAAGATTCTCTCCGCCGAATCGGGCCTGAAGGAATTGGAGTTGCAGCTATTCACCAAGCTTGTGCGCGACTTGCAGGCCGAAAGCTTGACGATTCTGCAGACCGCGCGGGCGGTCGGAGAATTCGATGCGCTCGCCTCGCTGGCCAAGGTTGCCCGGCGGCGCGGCTACGTGCGGCCCGCGATGAACTCCACCCGCCGCATCCGGATTCGCGATGGACGCCACCCGGTGCTGGAGGCTGGCATGCGCACGGGCGAATTCGTCCCCAACGACCTTGAGGCCGACCCGGATTCCCGACAACTCCTGCTCATCACCGGGCCGAACATGGCGGGCAAGTCGACCTACCTGCGCCAGGTCGCCCTGATCGTGATCATGGCGCACATGGGCAGTTTCGTTCCCGCGACCAAGGCCTCGATCGGAGTTGTCGACCGGGTGATGACCCGCATCGGGGCACGCGATGAACTGCGCCGCGGCGAATCCACCTTCATGGTGGAGATGAGCGAGACCGCACGCCTGCTCAGCGGACTGACCGAACGCAGTCTGCTACTGCTGGACGAAGTGGGTCGCGGGACCAGTACCTTCGATGGGCTGGCGATCGCATGGGCGGTTGCGGAGTATCTGCACGACTCGACCCGCGCCAAGGTGCTGTTCGCGACCCATTTCCACGAGTTGACCGACCTTGCACGCGAGCGTCCGCGCGTGAAGAATCTCAGCATGGCGGTGCGCGAATGGGGCGGGGAGGTGCTGTTCCTTCGCCGGGTCATCGAGCAGCCGGCCTCGCGCAGCTACGGAATCGAAGTGGCGCGGCTCGCGGGTCTTCCCGACTCGATTATCGGCCGTGCCAGAGAGATTCTTTTCAACCTCGAGCAAGGCGAATTCGACGATTCGGGCCAGGCCCGATTGGCGCACGCCCATCATCATGAGAGACTCAGCCAGCAGATGAGCCTCTTCTCTCCGGGCGAGAGCCGCGTCGTCGATGAACTGCGCGGACTTGACATCGATCGCATCACTCCGGTCGAAGCTCTGGCCACCCTCGCGGCGTTTAAAACCCGTATCAAAAAGGATTCGACCTGA
- a CDS encoding N-acetylmuramoyl-L-alanine amidase encodes MSGVGKAVGRIMVASTTVVLCALGATSSAPTPAVALAFARVEQHGGAVELHFGFRGPAPSWSLRTHHSELILDLSATTTELPPRPLFGQEVAPITTVRIRDIGSGQAQIAIDVEGKTDYAIARLQREIVLRFAAAGTIPNLAAPILVRNDNDRSAPPPTTQPHAPELQPAAQKVASALPSQEKRPISAPTRPQGQLALATEGSGTAIEYPLVMIDPGHGGYDPGTSSASGVQEKDLALAIARRLEHALSERGLRAEMTRTNDVFVPLPERTAIANRAGADLFVSIHLNWSPNTMTSGIEVYYLNNTTDRATIRLARMENAGAPATYGAGTGPNLNYILTDLRQQYKANEAASLARMVDAQAVATLDAGLGTNVNALGAKMGPFYVLVGAHMPAVLVETGFLSNLGEAQRLESASYQEVLADGIATAITHYFNADVAVGNL; translated from the coding sequence ATGAGTGGAGTGGGCAAGGCGGTGGGACGGATAATGGTGGCGAGCACGACCGTCGTGCTGTGCGCACTCGGTGCCACCTCGTCGGCCCCGACCCCAGCGGTAGCGCTCGCCTTCGCCCGTGTCGAGCAACACGGCGGCGCGGTCGAGCTCCACTTTGGCTTCCGTGGGCCGGCGCCAAGCTGGAGCCTGCGCACGCATCACAGCGAATTAATACTCGACCTTTCCGCCACCACCACGGAATTGCCTCCCCGCCCGCTGTTCGGTCAGGAAGTCGCACCGATCACGACCGTGCGCATCCGCGACATCGGAAGCGGGCAGGCCCAGATCGCGATCGACGTGGAGGGGAAAACCGACTATGCAATCGCGCGCTTGCAGCGCGAAATCGTGCTGAGGTTCGCCGCGGCCGGAACAATACCCAATCTCGCGGCTCCCATCCTGGTGCGCAACGATAACGATCGTTCCGCGCCTCCCCCGACCACCCAACCGCACGCCCCTGAGCTCCAACCAGCGGCCCAGAAAGTCGCATCCGCCTTGCCCTCGCAAGAAAAGCGACCGATCTCTGCGCCCACCAGGCCGCAAGGCCAGCTCGCCCTGGCGACCGAGGGTAGCGGGACCGCGATTGAATATCCGCTGGTAATGATCGATCCGGGGCACGGCGGGTATGACCCCGGCACCAGTTCCGCGTCGGGGGTCCAGGAAAAGGATCTCGCGCTGGCGATTGCAAGGCGGCTTGAGCACGCGCTTTCCGAGCGCGGGTTGCGGGCGGAGATGACAAGAACGAACGACGTCTTCGTGCCGCTTCCGGAGCGCACCGCAATTGCCAATCGTGCAGGCGCCGATCTATTCGTCTCGATTCACCTGAATTGGAGCCCCAACACGATGACCAGCGGCATCGAGGTCTACTACCTGAACAACACCACCGATCGGGCGACCATTCGTCTCGCGCGGATGGAAAACGCAGGTGCGCCGGCCACCTATGGCGCCGGCACCGGACCCAACCTAAACTACATCCTGACCGACCTGCGTCAGCAGTATAAGGCCAACGAGGCGGCCTCATTGGCGCGCATGGTCGATGCGCAGGCGGTCGCAACCCTCGACGCGGGACTGGGAACCAACGTGAATGCGCTCGGCGCCAAGATGGGACCGTTTTACGTGCTGGTAGGCGCCCATATGCCGGCAGTGCTAGTCGAAACCGGATTCCTTTCAAACCTCGGCGAGGCGCAACGCCTCGAATCGGCCTCTTACCAGGAAGTACTCGCCGACGGTATCGCTACCGCGATCACTCACTACTTCAATGCCGACGTCGCGGTAGGCAACTTGTGA